Proteins from a single region of Drosophila biarmipes strain raj3 chromosome 3R, RU_DBia_V1.1, whole genome shotgun sequence:
- the LOC108031689 gene encoding octopamine receptor beta-2R, whose protein sequence is MLLCPQTELGPEPPRQRHRGSAARIRKRARCCCSKQEEQQQQQQQQEQQEEEHLGVSPSHSRIPSYSQSLTSLARITAAALATAAVLHTTNALATGSSTSLSPSSAAGTALPSSQLTATPASHELNATQLGGTLGLNLSQSGGAGSNGTHSHSADEDWLDNIVWLFKAFVMLLIIIAAICGNLLVIISVMRVRKLRVITNYFVVSLAMADIMVAIMAMTFNFSVQVTGSWKFSPFLCDLWNSLDVYFSTASILHLCCISVDRYYAIVKPLKYPISMTKRVVGIMLLNTWISPALLSFLPIFIGWYTTPQHKLFVLEHPDQCLFVVNKYYAVISSSISFWIPCTIMIFTYLAIFREANRQEKQLMMRHGNAMLMHRPSMQPSGEALSGSGSSKTLTLHEVEQEHTPTKDKHLIKMKREHKAARTLGIIMGTFILCWLPFFLWYTLSMTCEVCQVPDIVVSILFWIGYFNSTLNPLIYAYFNRDFREAFRNTLLCLFCNWWKDRHLPLDIDIRRSSLRYDQRAKSVYSESYLNSTTPSHRRQSQMVDNL, encoded by the exons ATGTTGTTGTGCCCCCAAACCGAACTTGGCCCGGAGCCACCGCGGCAGAGGCATCGCGGCAGTGCGGCCAGGATACGCAAAAGAGCGAGATGCTGCTGCAGCAaacaggaggagcagcagcagcagcagcagcagcaggagcagcaggaggaggagcaccTGGGAGTTAGCCCCAGCCACAGCCGCATCCCTAGTTACAGCCAAAGTCTGACGAGCCTGGCGCGGATCACGGCGGCCGCCCTGGCCACGGCGGCCGTGCTGCACACAACGAATGCCCTGGCCACCGGCTCATCCACATCCCTGTCCCCATCCTCCGCCGCCGGAACAGCACTGCCATCCTCGCAGCTTACTGCCACGCCCGCTTCACACGAACTGAATGCCACCCAGCTGGGCGGCACTCTGGGCCTGAATCTCAGCCAGAGCGGCGGTGCAGGATCGAACGGCACCCACTCCCACAGCGCCGACGAGGATTGGCTGGACAACATCGTCTGGCTGTTCAAGGCCTTCGTCATGCTGCTCATCATCATTGCGGCCATCTGCGGCAATCTGCTTGTTATTATTTCTGTGATGCGTGTTAGAAAATTAAG AGTTATAACGAATTACTTTGTAGTTTCCTTAGCCATGGCTGATATAATGGTCGCTATTATGGCCATGACATTTAACTTTAGTGTGCAAGTAACTGGGAG CTGGAAGTTCAGCCCCTTCCTGTGCGATTTGTGGAACAGTCTCGATGTGTACTTCTCAACAGCGAGTATCTTGCATTTATGCTGCATATCCGTGGATAG GTACTATGCTATTGTTAAGCCGCTGAAGTATCCGATTAGCATGACGAAACGCGTGGTCGGCATTATGCTGCTGAACACATGGATATCGCCGGCCCTGCTCTCGTTCTTGCCCATCTTCATCGGCTGGTACACCACGCCCCAGCACAAGCTCTTCGTCCTGGAGCACCCGGATCAGTGCCTGTTCGTGGTGAACAAGTACTACGCCGTCATCTCGAGCTCCATTTCATTCTGGATCCCCTGCACCATCATGATATTCACCTACCTGGCCATCTTCCGCGAGGCCAATCGCCAGGAGAAGCAGCTCATGATGCGCCACGGCAACGCGATGCTGATGCACCGCCCCTCCATGCAGCCCTCAG GCGAGGCGCTGAGCGGATCCGGGTCGTCGAAAACACTGACGCTGCACGAGGTCGAGCAGGAGCACACGCCCACTAAGGACAAGCACTTAATCAAAATGAAGCGGGAGCACAAGGCCGCCCGCACGCTGGGCATCATCATGGGCACCTTCATCCTCTGCTGGCTGCCATTCTTCCTGTG GTACACGCTCTCCATGACCTGCGAGGTGTGCCAGGTGCCGGACATCGTCGTGTCGATCCTGTTCTGGATCGGGTACTTCAACTCGACGCTGAACCCGCTGATCTACGCGTACTTCAACCGCGACTTCCGGGAGGCGTTCCGCAACACGCTGCTCTGCCTGTTCTGCAACTGGTGGAAGGACCGCCACCTGCCGCTGGACATCGACATCCGGCGCTCCAGCCTGCGCTACGACCAGCGGGCGAAGAGCGTCTACTCGGAGAGCTACCTCAACTCGACGACGCCCTCGCACCGCCGCCAGTCGCAGATGGTGGACAACTTATAA